The nucleotide sequence CCAGTTCCTGGTCGTACTGGAATCCACCCGTCGGCGTTGAGTCACTCCAGTCCCGGTGCATAGTGCGGCCCGAACTTTGGCGACACGCCGGTGGTTCACCAAAGTTCGGGCCGCACAATGCGTAATGGGTGTGGGGCATGATGCAGGCATGCGAGCAAGGGCTGAGTCGGCGTGCTGACCAGCGAGATACCCCTACCGCCGTTCGCCTCGCAACAGCAGGCTCAGCTCTTCCACGACCTCGTGGAGTACTTCCTGTTCCGGCTGGACCCGGAGAACCAGCGCGGCATTCGCGAGACCACGGTGTGGAGCGCGGTCGGGCGCCACGTCCCCCAACTCGCGCCCCCGAATCACAGTCAGCCGGGCGCCCACCGTCACGACCGCCGTCACCAGTTCAGCTGCGCGGCGTGCGGTGCGAGTTACCCCTGCCGGATGACTCTGGCCGCCGCAGTCACGTGCCGCTTGCCTGCTCCGTGGGATCCGATCGTCCTGGCGTCGGCGCTGCGCCGGGCCGGCGACGAGGAGTGGGTGTACGGCAAGGTCAGTGAAGGCGTGCTCAGCTGGGGTGTCACCGAGATCACCACTGCGACCCGAGACTCCGGCGGCTGGGACATGTCCCGCCGCGTCAAGGGCCGGACTGCTCAACTGGCCGAGGGACTCAGCAACGACGACCTGTCGACCTGGATCCTGGCCGGGCTGAAGAAGTTCCCGCTCCCCGAAGGCATCGAGGTCCCAGCGCGGTGGCCGTCCGACATTCCGGGCTGGGTTACCGATCCGCCCGTGCACGCAGAGGATGAGCCGGCCGAACCACCGTCGTGGCTGCCGGGTTTCGGCGACGACGGCTGACCCTCGTCATACCGGGCGACGGCCGGGCCGATGGACGATCGCGCGCCTCGCAAGTACGACCGACAGCAGCACCAGCGCACCAGCGCTCCACCAGCTCGGTGTGGGTCCGCCCGCTGCGAGTCCTCGACCCACGAACGTCCCGGGGGTGCCGAGACTGCGCCAGCGAGACCGCGGCCAGACGATGGCCGTCGCCTTCCCCACCACCGAGGATGTTGGCACCGTGCTGGCCCACACCTGTTGCCCGTTGGAGCGATAGTGGTAGAGCGAGTCGGCCGAGACGGCACGATTATCTCCCATCAACCAAAGGCGTCCGAGCGGAACGGTGAGCGGCCCGAAGCCTCGACCGACGGGCCCGGCGGACCCGACGGGCCCGGCGGACCCGACGGGCCCGGCGGACCCGGCGGGCCCGGCAGGCCCGGGGGGCGGAGCGGACGAGGTGTAGGGCTCATCCAACGCACGCCACACCCACGCGCCTGACGGGCGCAGCTCGACGCGCCCGGCAGCATCACAGCATCGAATCTGTTGCCCTCCGGTGGCGATCACCCTTTTGATCAGGTACTCGTCACCGTCGGCGCCCCAGTCCGTCGGACTCCGGAACACGACGATGTCACCGTCGTGAACCGCACGCAGCCGGTAGATCAAGCGGTTCACGATGATCCGGTCACCGTGACAACCGTCGCACCCGTGCAGAGTCGACTCCATCGACTCGGACGGAATGAAGAACGGCTGCAGGATCTCCGTCCGCAGAGTGGTGACAAGCAGGACACTCATCGCCATAAGGAAGCAGACGGTTCGCGCCGCCCTGCAGCGGGAGGCCGGCGAGGACGGCGAGGAAATCCGATGGCTGCCCGAACGCCCAGTCACCATGTCAGCCCGTGATTCGTCGCAAGTCGTTGGGTGTCCGCTCTACTGGGTGCCCCATTGGACAGGGGAGTCCTTGAGCACTGAAACTCCGAAGGCCGGCCGATCCGTCGCGTGTCGACTGTCTGATAGAGCGTACTACATCACCGAAGGGCTCAGCCCAGGACAAGCCGGGCGGCAAGAGGTACGGATCGGTGGCCTGCTGCAGGCTTCACCGAGCTCAGTCCGACCGCCCGCCGGGACCAAATGTGCCCGTCGGCATAGACACATCGCTCATACGCGAAGCTTCGGCGTCGATGGGTGTGGACGGCACTCTCACTGATGCGAAACGGATGAAACATGATCAACCTTGTGCGGCGCCTTCGAATCGGCGCGCGCCTGTCCCTGTGTTTCGGAACGGTCGCCGTCCTCCTCGGTATCGCGGTGCTGGTCGGTTTCAGCAGCCTGTCCTCGGCGCAACACCGAGCCAATGAGCTGGCCTCGTTGCACAAGCTTTCCCACAAGGTCGACACGCTCAAGTTCTACGACGCCGACGTCAGCGGTTGGCAGGTCGCCTACCTCGGCGACGCCCCGCGCATCGGCGGACCGGCCTCGGTCCAGGCGTCATCAGAAAACCGTGCCGGCTTCCTCAAGGACGAGTCCGAGATGCGTGCGGTGGTCGCCGGAGTCGACACCACGGCCATGACCGCCGCCCAACAGGCGACCTACGTCCAGCTCAAGCAGCAGGTCGACGCCTTTTTCACCGCCGACGACCACATCGTCGAGTTGCTGAAGGCGAACAAGCAGGCCGAGGCCAGCAAGTACGTCGTCGATTCCAGCTACCCGATCTACTACAAGCTGCTCGACCAGACCGACAGCCTGATCAGCTCGACGTCCACCCGGATCGACACCGCGATCGCCGCGGGTAACCGGGCCGCCGCCCACGCGCGACTGGTGATGGGGACGGTCTTCGCGCTCGGCCTGTTGTTGGCTGCGGGCCTGGTCTTGCTCGTTACCCGCAGCGTCGCCGGCCCGGTGGCACGTACTCGCGAACAACTTCAGCAGCTGGCGGACGGCAACCTGGCGATCACGGCCGAGACGTCCGGCGCCGACGAACTGACTGAGATGTCGATCGCCATGAACGCGGCGGTCGCCGGGATCCGCGGCGTCATCTCGTCCATCTCGCAAAGTTCACAAGCTCTGGCCGCGTCCTCGGAGGAGCTGACCGCGGTCGCGACGTCGGTGGCCTCCTCCGCTGAGGAAACGTCGACCCAGGCCGAGGTCGTTGCGGCCGCCGCGACCCAGATCTCGCAGAACATCGCCATGGTCGCCGCCGGTGGCGAGCAGATGGGCGGAGCGATCTCCGAGATCGCGGGCAGTGCCAGCGAGGCAGCGTCCGTCGCCCAGACCGCGGTCATTGCCGCGGCGGCAGCGAGTCATACGGTGACGAAGCTCGGCGAGTCGTCGGAGGAGATCGGCAAGGTCGTTCGCATGATCACCTCGATCGCCAAGCAGACGAACCTGCTCGCGCTCAACGCAACGATCGAAGCAGCGCGTGCCGGAGACGCGGGTAAGGGCTTTGCCGTTGTGGCCAGTGAGGTCAAGGATCTGGCGCAGGCCGTTGCCGCCGCCACCGAGGACATCTCCAACCGGGTCGCCACCACGCAGGCCGATGCCCAGGGCGCGGTCGCCGCGATCGGCGAGATCACCAACGTGATCTCCCAGATCAACGACATCCAGGTCATCATCTCGGCCGCGGTGGAGGAACAGGCGGCGACCACGAACGCGATGGTCCGCAATGTCGCCGAGGTGTCGACGGGCTCGGAGGAGATCGCGACGAACGTCAGCGGCATCGCGACGGCCAGCGGTCAGACCACTCAGAGCGTGTCCGCTACGTCGGACTCGGCCCATGAGCTGGCGCGGATCGCCGCCGACCTCAATGCCGCGGTCGCTGCGTTCCGGCTCTGAGCTGGCGGCACCGGCAACAAGGGCAACGTCAACGCGCTGACACCGGCAACAAGGGCAACGTCAACGCGCCGACACCGGCAACGAGGGCAACGTCAACGGTGGAATAGATTGCGCGGATGGCCACACTTGCGTTGTCTCCCGACGAACTGCTCACCACCACGCGCACGGTCCGCAAGCGCCTGGACCTGCATCGCCCGGTCCCGTTGGAGCTCGTCCGCGAATGCCTGGAGGTTGCCCTGCAGGCTCCGTCAGGTTCCAACCGGCAGGGTTGGCAATGGCTGGTGATCACCGACCCGCAGCTACGACGACACATCGGCGAGATCTACCGCGACGCGGTGGCCGAATACCTCGACTCCACTGGATCGGCCGCCAGACTCTTCGCCGACGATCCCGATCGCGCACCGGTGCAGCAGCGGGTCGGCGACAGTGTGGCCTGGCTGGGAGAGCGGATGGGCGAGGTACCCGTGCTCGTGCTGCCCTGCCTGCGAGCCGGGCAAACGCTGCCGCCCGACAACCAAGCCGGGCTCTGGGGCTCGGTCTTGCCGGCGGCCTGGAGTTACTGCCTGGCCGCCCGGGCCCGCGGGCTGGGCACTGCCTGGACGACGCTGCACCTGAGCCGGGAGGCCGAGGTTGCCGAGTTGCTCGGCATTCCCTCCGGTGTGCACCAGGCCGCCCTGATTCCGACGGCGTACTACACCGGGGAGTCGTTCAAACCCGCGCCCAGGCAGGCCCTGGACGCGGTCCTCCACGTCGACGGCTGGTGAGCCGGCTGGTGAGCCGGCTGGTGGGTCGGCTGATGAGCCGCCGGGTGAGTCAGGTGCGCGGGAGCATCGCCTGAACGGCCCAGGCGTTGCCGTCGGGATCGGTGAAGAACAGGAAACGGCCCCACGGCAGATCCTGGATCTCGCCGGCGTCCAGGCCCCGGGATTCGAATTCCTTCTTCGTGGCCTCGATGTCGTCGGTGACGAGCTGCAGTCCCTTGACCGATCCGGGCTCGGCATCGGTGAGGCCCTGCCCGAAGGCGATCGAGCACCCCGAACCGACCGGGGTCATTTGGACGAATCGCAAATTCTCATCCACCCGATGGTCGTGGTCGGCGACGAAGCCCGCCTTGTCCACGTAGAACGCCTTGGCCCGGTCGATGTCGGTCACCGGAATGATGACCAGTTCCAGTCGGAGGTCCATGATCCTTCGTCCCTTCTCGAGGTTCTTGACGAGAGGGACGCTACGAGCTGAACAGGAACAGTTGCTTCCTAATGGACGACTGGTTCAGCGCTTTTGCGGATGTCGGCGACGACCTGGGCGCCGAGGCCCGACAGGGACGTCTCGAACGCCGAGAAGTGATGCGCGCACCACAGGAGCGCGCCGCCGCCCAGCATGACGGTCTCCACCATTGCACGGGCAGAACAGCGGTCGCAGCGGTCCTCGGCGGTCAACTCCCGCGGACGGCGATCAACTTCGACAACCATGATGTGCTCCTTCCGTGCTCCTTGACGTGCCGCCTCGTGGATTGAGACTCGCTCGGTGGCTCGTGATGATGCCGTTCCCATCGGCATCACCCACCCCCACCTGAGCCGTCCCCATCGTCACCGAGCCCGATTACACGGTGGTTACCACGACTTCACAACGGACGACTGTCCCAACCGGCATCACCCGTATCTCTCAAGTTCAAGGAGCGGCTGCCGACCTATCTGATGCGTCAACATCGCCATGGACGGCGACGAGTCAGGCCACGGAGTGGGCAACCCCCCAGTAGTGCCCCATACGTCGTCTAGTCCATAGAGGTCACGTGAACCCCAAGCGGCTGAGTCAGCTCGCGGTGCCCATCGGTGTCGTGGCGATCATCCTGATGATGGTCGTCCCGGTTCCGGCCGGCATCCTCGACTTCCTGATCGCCCTGAACATCACCTCGGCCCTGCTGATCGTGCTGGTCAGCATGTACGTGCAGCGCCCGCTGGACTTCTCCTCCTTCCCGTCCCTGCTGTTGGTCTGCACCCTGTTCCGGCTCGCGCTCAACATCTCTGCCACCCGCAACGTCCTGAGCCACGGGTACGCGGGCAAGGTCATCGAAGCCTTCGGGCACATCGTGATCAGCGGATCACTGGTCATCGGCCTCGTGATCTTCGCGATCCTGCTGGTCATCCAGTTCGTCGTGATCACCAACGGCGCCGGTCGTGTCGCCGAAGTCGGGGCCCGCTTCACCCTCGACGCCATGCCCGGAAAGCAGATGGCGATCGACGCCGACCTCAACGCCGGCCTCATCGACGAGACCGAGGCCCGTCGGCGCCGCTCGGAGGTCACCTCCGAGGCCGACTTCTACGGCTCGATGGACGGCGCTTCGAAGTTCGTCAAGGGCGACGCGATCGCGGCGATCATCATCACGATCATCAACCTGGTCGGCGGCATCGTCATCGGGATCGTGCAGAACCACCTGTCGGTGACCGACGCAATCAGCAAGTACAGCCTGCTCTCGGTCGGTGACGGGCTCGTCAGCCAGATCCCCGCCCTGTTGCTGTCCGTCTCCACCGGTCTCATCGTGACCCGCGCGTCGGACTCCGACGACATGGGCACCGTCGTGGCCGCCCAGCTCGGCAGCCAGAAGAAGGCGCTGCAGATCGCCGGCGGCGCCGCCCTGGCCCTGTGTGCGGTGCCCGGCCTGCCCAAGCTTCCGTTCCTGCTCGTCGGCGGTGGCCTGCTCGTCATAGCTCAACGTCTGCACCCCAAGCAGGGAAAGGACGGTGTGCCGGCCCTGGCCGCCAGCACGGCTCCGGCCGGACCGTCGCCGGACAGCGCCGAGGCGATCATGTCCGAGCTTGCCGTCGATCCGCTCGAACTGTCCCTGTCGGCCGACATGGTCTCCCTGGTGGACGGCCCGGGCGCCGACCTGCTCGACCGGGTGCGCTCGCTACGCCGCAAGCTCGCCCTCGAACTGGGGGTCGTCATGCCTCCGGTCCGAACCCGCGACAACCTGGACCTGCCGATGGCCACCTACGCGATCCTGGTGAACGGGGTCGAGGTCGCCCGCGGGCAGGCGCCGACGGGGACCGTGCTGGCGATCGGGGACGGTCTGGACAACCTGCCCGGTATCGACGGTCAGGAGCCCGTCTTCGGTCTGCGCGGCAAGTGGATCGGCACGGAGCTGCGTGCTCAGGCCGAGCTGCTCGGCGCCACGGTGGTCGACCGATCCTCGGTGATCATCACGCACCTGTCCGAGACGGTGCGCACCCACGCCAGCCGGCTCCTGGGGCGGGAAGAGGTTTCCGCGCTCACTCAGGCCCTCAAGCGCAGCCACCCGGTCGTGGTCGAGGACCTCACGCCGGCGCTGCTCACCCTCGGCGAGGTGCAGCGCGTGCTGCACGCCTTGCTGGAGGAGGGCGTCTCCATTCGCGACCTGGTCCGGATCTTCGAAGCGCTCTCGGTGGCGGCCAAGTCGAGCACCGAGCCGAACCGCCTGGTCGAGGCAGCCCGCCTCGCGCTGGCTCCGTCCATCACCGCCTCGCATCTCTACGACGGGCGACTGCAGGTCCTGACGCTGGAACCACGGCTGCAGCAGAGCCTGCTCGAGTCGGCTCGTCCGATGGAGGGCGGCGTGCAGCTGCTTCCCGGACCGGAACTGGTCGAGTCGCTGCTCAACTCCGTCGTCGCTCAGCAGCAGTCGGCCTCGGAGCGCGGTCTGCGCCCGATCCTGGCCTGCTCGCCGCAGATCCGCCTGCCACTGCGCCGTCTGCTCTCCAGCACTGTGCCGGACCTGGCCGTGCTGTCGTACAACGAAATCTCGTCCAACGCCACAATCGTCGACACGGTAGGGGTGATCAGCGATGTCCGAACCGTTGCTGTCTGAAGGAACCGATCTGGCTCAGATCATTGCTGACATCCGTGCCGAGCACGGGGATGCGGCGACGATCATCTACCACGACTGCGTTCGTCGCGGCGGCGTCGGCGGATTCTTCGCTCGCGAGGTGCACCGGGTCGCCTATCGGATCGCCGCCGACGGAGCGTTCGCGTCGGACTCGGCGACCACCGAGTCCGGCTCGACCGACTTCGCGCCGTCGGAGAACTGGACGACCGACTTCTCCTTGCCCCACTCCCCCGACATGACCGAGGAAACCGCAGCCGTGGATTCGTTCGAAGCTCTGCTTGCCGCCGCCGACGCCGCCGAGAACCAGGTCTCCTCTGGCGGCCACGCGTTCACCGAGAGCAGCCGCGACGAGTTCGCCGCGCTGTTGCGCAGTGCGCTGGCCAACCCGACCTCCCCCGGCGACGCTGCTGACGACGCTGTTGCCCACACCGTCCACGATGGTCAGGACGCTTCCGACTTCGAGCCGGTCACGATCATCAGCGGACGCCAGGTGGCGCCGTTCATTCCGCCGGCCATCGACCGCAACACGGCGTCGCTCGTCACGACGACACATCCGGTCGCGCCGGCAGCACAGCCGGTCGCGTCGGCAGCGGCCATCGCCGCCGCGTCCTCCGGCCGTCACCGCGCTGCCCACCAGGCCGAGAACGAGAACGTGCAGGACACCGAAACCGGCCAGCCGCAGGCGGAGCACACCGCGACCCCGCGCGTGCGTCTCGCCTCGGTCCCGGCACCGCTGGCCAGCGTCACCGAACTGGTCTCCGAGACGGACAAGGGTCGTCGTCAGGTCCTCGCCCAGCTCGCCGAGCTCGGCGTCCCCGCCGATATCGCGGACGAGGTCCCGGGTAACCACATCTACGAAGCCGTCCAGAACCTGCTCGGCCTCATCCCCGCCGCGCCGAGCCTGCCCCGCAGGGCCGGAGACGTGATCGCGATCGTGGGCGAGCTGACGCCTGCCCTGCGCACCGCGGCCGCAGTCGCGGCGCAGCTGCGCATCCCCGAAAGCTCGATCCTGATCGGCGGCCTTGCGGGCCACCCGGCAGCGGCGCTGTTCGAGGCGACCGAGGAGTCCCGGGCTCGCCTGATCAGCGGTGTGGGTCAGGCACGGGTACTGCGTTCAGAACTCCGCACCCGCGACGTCGCGTCCGTGGTCGTGGTGGCCACCGACACTGTCGAGCTCGAACCGGACGACCCGTGGGCAGCCGAGATGCTCGAAGCACTCCAGCCGACCACCTCGTGGCTCGTGCTCGACAGCAACGCCAAGGTCGGCGACGCCCAGGCCGAGCTGCTGCGCCTCGGCGGAATCGACAGCGTCGCGCTGTACTCCGCGCGGGCCAGCAAGAGCCCGGCCAGCGCCTTTGCCCTGGGGTTGCCCGTCACGATGATCGACGGTCGCACCGCCAATGCCGGCGCGTGGGCGAGCATGATGTTCGCGGCGTTGCCGCAGCTGAGCGCGGGCTCGGACACGGGCCAGTCGGCGGTATCCGACTCGGCCACGCCGGGAGCGAGTTCGTCCCCGGCACCATCGGCTGGGCGACGCGCCGCCGCGCACGGCTCGCACTGACCACGCTGACCTGATCAAGAAGGAGGCTTCGCCGTGTTCCGTCCGTCTGTTCTCGTGCTCGCCGCGCTGCTGACCTCGCCGGCGATCTATTCCGCCTTCGTCACCGGCAGCATGTCGGTCTCCACCGCGCTCGTCAGATTTCTCATCGCACTGCCCGTCTCGGCGATCATGGTCGTCGGATTCAACGGCATGACCTCGGCCTACCAGCAGCAGGCCAAGCGGGCGCGGCTGCAGAAAGCCATCGACGGTCGCGCCAACGCGGATTCCTCGACCCGCGCCTGATGCCCTGAACGATTCAAGACTGATTCCTGCGTGCCGATGGGGTGGGTGAACACCGCCACGACATCGACGGAGGAAACCGGTGCGCGACACAGAGGCCGAAGCGCCCAAGGACGGGGCGACGTCGACACAACGCGGCGCTTCCGTGCCCTGGACCGTTCTCGGCACGCTCCTGATCGTGGGGCTCGAACTCGCGCTGCTCACCGCCGTCTACTTCCGTGGCGCTCCAACGCGAACCGAGCGGCTCGCTGTCGCCGCCGTCGCCGGTACGGCGCGAGCCGCCGCTCCCGGCAACAGCAGCGCTGCGGCCGCTCAGTACACCCTTGCTCACCTGTCGGACCTGTCGGCCGCCGGCGTTCCTTCGGGCACAGTGACGACGCTGCGTCGCGAGGCAGAGGCGCTCGCCGCCGATCCGGGTTCGCCCACCGCGCTGGCCGGGTTGCGCGACACGGTCGCCGCCCGCGAAAACCTGCTGCGCGCTCGGCAACACCGCCAGGACAGCGAGGCCGTGTTCGTCTATCTCGCCCTGCTCGTCGGGGCCTCGCTGGGCTGGATGGTCTGGTTTCGCAAGCTCGTCTCGCGCCACCGCGCCCTCCAGCGGCAGGTGACCGAACAACAGGCCCAGGCCATCGGCGAACAGCGACTGGCCGCCCTCGTTCGCAACGCCGCCGATGTGATGGCCGTCTGCGACGCCGATTCCACGATCACCTTTCTGACGCCGTCCGTGCGGGCCGTGCTGGGACACGAGGCCGAGCAGCTCGTCGGCCGGCCGTACACCGCGCTCGTCCACCCGGCCGACCTTCCCTTGTTCACCCATCATCTGAGCACGCAACGGGTCGGTGAGGACCAGCCGTTGCGGCTCCGGATGCACCACGCCGACGGCCGGGAACTGATCGTCGAGGGCAGCTTGTCCAACCTGCTCGCCGACGCGTCGGTGTCGGGCATCGTGATCACCATTCGCGATGTCACCGCGCGTGTGCAGCTGGAGGAACGCCTTACCCATCAAGCTTTCCACGACCCGCTGACCGGCCTGGCCAACCGCCAGCTGTTCGGCGACCGCCTCGACCACGCCCTCACTCCGGGCGTCACGGTGGCGGCGAGCCACGTCGTGTTGTTCTGCGATCTCGACGACTTCAAACTCGTCAACGACAGCCTCGGACACGGCTCCGGCGACGAGGTTCTGGCCGTGATCGCCGAACGAATGCGTGCCACCGTCGGCGCTCGGGACACCGTCGCTCGTCTGGGCGGCGACGAGTTCGCGGTGCTCATGGAGGGTGCCACCCTCATCGAGGCACAGCTGATGGCCGAGCGTCTGCTGGGCTCGTTCAGCGAACCGATCGTGCTCGAGGGGCGCCCGCTGACGGTGCGGGCCAGCATCGGCCTGGCGCCGGCGGTGCCCGGTGAGCTGACAGGCGAGGAGGTGCTGCGCAACGCCGATGTTGCGATGTATCTGGCCAAGGACCGCGGCAAGTCCGCCACCGCGGTGTACGAGCCCAGGTTGCACGAGGAGTCGCTGCGTCGCCTGCAGTTGCGTGCGGATCTGCAGAAGGCGGTTCGCCGGGACGAGTTGGTGCTGCACTTCCAGCCGACCGTGGATCTGAACACCCGCCAGGTCGTCGGCTTCGAAGCTCTCGTGCGCTGGCAGCATCCCGAGCAGGGGCTGCTCGGGCCGGTGCTGTTCATCCCGATCGCCGAGGAGTCCGGTCTCATCGTGCCGCTGGGCAGCTGGGTGCTGCGCAACGCGTGCGTCGCCGCCGCGAGTATGCAGAGCGACGCCCACACGCCGACGATGTCGGTGAACGTCTCGTCCCAGCAGCTCGATCAGTCTGGTTTCGTCGAGGAGGTGACGCGGGTCTTGGCCGAAACCGGCCTGCCCCCGCACCGCCTGTGCCTGGAGATCACCGAGTCGGTGGTGCTCAACGATCTGGACCGCGTTCGCGCCGTGCTGTCGCAGTTGCGCGCGCTCGGGATCCGCATCGCAATCGACGACTTCGGCACCGGATACAGCTCGCTGGCGTACCTTTCGAACCTGCCGGTGGACGTGCTCAAGGTCGACAAGTCGTTCGTGGACCGCATCGTGTCCGACGAGCAGAGTGGCTCGCTCACCCGCGCGATCATCGCGATGAGCGGCGCGATGAAGCTGGCCACGGTCGCCGAGGGTGTCGAGCACGACGACCAGGCGAGCTGGCTGGAGTTGGCCGCGTGCTCGTACGGGCAGGGCTACCTGTGGTCCAAGCCGGTGCCCTACGAACGAGCCACCGAATTGCTGGCCGAGCTGTCGGTATCGCGAATTCGCCCCGGACGTAGCGACGTCGCGGGACGCATCAACTCCGGGGGCGCTCAAGACATGCAAGCGGCGGGCTGATCTTCTCGAACGCAACCTGCAGTCGGCGGTCGGCGGTCGGCGGTCGGCGGTCGGCGGTCGGCGGTCGGCGGCTACAGCGCCATGAACAGTAGTCCGGGGGGACATCCGAGGGCCCTCTCGATCGCGGCTGCCGTGGCCGCTGAGCAACTCACCCGTCGGCCGGTGATCAAGTGGTTCACGGTGGCATGGCCGAGCCCGGCCTGCGCGGCGAAGGCACGCTCGGACATGCCGAGCAGCCGTATGTAGTCGGCGAGTACGTCGCGGCTGCGCAGTCGCATCAGCCACGCCCAAGGTTCATGATCGTCACGTTCATCACGCGATGAAGGCTAGCTGAAACGCAGATCATCTGTTCAGACAATCGACAATCTGTGGATAACCGACCGCGCACCGCTCCGGTCACGCGCCACGCCACCGGCAGCTCGCCCGACCACCACCGCTGCGATCGATCGATGACTGCGCATTGTCTGCATGGCCGGATTGCAGAAATCCGCCCGTTTGCCGGGTGGAACGAGGTCGGTGGCCGCTAATGTCTACACGGTGACTGCCCTATCGGACCTGCTGAAGTCCTCCAACACCGGCGGCGTGAGCGCGCGCTCGGTGTCCCGGAAAGCCCAGTCGCTCGGGTTCACCCTCAACCACGACACGGCGGCTCGCTACCTGCGCGGTGATCATGGACGTCCCGATGAGCCGACGCTGCAGGCGTTCTCCGCCGCGTTGGAGATCCCGCTGACGAGATTGCGTGAAGCCGCCGGGCTACCTTCGGAGCAGACCGCGCCCTACGTGCCGCCGACCGAAGCCAGCCGGCTGAACCGGCGCCAGCGCAAGGCCGTCGACGAGATCATCCGGGCGATGCTCGAGCCGGCCGAATCCGCGGGAGTCCGCACGAGCACTGGCGCTGACGGCACCGCGAGCCCGCTCGGCACGGTCAGCCAGTTCCCGTCGGCAGCCTCGAGTACCGCGGAAAGGCGCGCGGCCGCCCGTCGTGGAAAGGGCGAAAAGCCCACTCGCTGACGCTTGTCCACAGCCCCGATCCGGATCGTCAGACCCCCCAGGCACCATCTCGCGCATGACGAACGCGCCCACCTATGACCCCTGGCAGGATCTGGCCCGCAACTGGCCCGGCGTTGAGGCCCTGATCGAACCGCTGGAGGACGATCTCCTCGGTGAGATCAGGGAATTCCGCGACGGCCGCTTGCAGATCACGCTCCGCGCGAACACCACT is from Jatrophihabitans telluris and encodes:
- a CDS encoding helix-turn-helix domain-containing protein encodes the protein MRLRSRDVLADYIRLLGMSERAFAAQAGLGHATVNHLITGRRVSCSAATAAAIERALGCPPGLLFMAL